The Oncorhynchus clarkii lewisi isolate Uvic-CL-2024 chromosome 20, UVic_Ocla_1.0, whole genome shotgun sequence nucleotide sequence ttaagaatgtgaaatgtcagaataatagtagagagaatgatttatttcagctttcatcacattcccagtgggtcagaagtttacatacactcaattagtatttggtagcattgcctctaaattgtttaacttgagtcaaacgtttcaggtagccttccacaagcttcccacaataagttaggtgcaTTTtagcctattcctcctgacagagctggtgtaactgagtcaggtttgtaggcctccttgctcgcacatgctttttcagttctgcccacaaattttctgtaaggattgaggtcggggctttgtgatggcccttccaataccttgactttgttgtcttgaagccattttgccattttgacccatttgcgaccaagctttaactgatgtcttgagatgttgcttcaatatatcctcatgatgctatctattttgtgaagtacaccagtccctcccgcagcaaagcacccccacaacatgatgctgccacccccgtgcttcaccgttgggatggtgttcttcagcttgcaagcctcccccttttcctccaaacatagcaatggtcattatggccaaacagttacatttctgtttcatcagaccagaggacatttctccagaaagtacgatctttgtccccatgtgcagttgcaaaccgtagtctggcttttttatggtgattttggagcggtggcttcttccttgctgagcggcctttcaggttatgtcgatataggactcgttttactgtggatttagatacttttgtacctgttccctccagcatcttcacaaggtcctttgctgttgtctgggattgatttgcacttttcgcaccaaagcacgttcatctctaggagacagaacgcatctccttcctgagcggtaagacggctgcgtagtcccatggtgtttatacttgtgtactattgtttgtacgggtgaacatggtaccttcaggcgtttggaaactgAGTTATAagcgaaataatctgtctgtaaacaattattggaaaaattacttttgtcgtgcacaaagtagatgtcctaaccgacttgccaaaactatagtttgttaacaagaaatttgttgagaggttgaaaaacaagtttcaatgactccaacctaagtgtatgtaaacttcccacttaaACTGTTCAGATCACTACTGATATCAGGGATGTCCTGATGGGGCTGCAGTTCCATTTTAATGCTGGAGTAAGTGGCGTTACTGTACGCAGACATCTGTAACATAATAAATTGTGTCATAGCAATTTCAAACTGAACAAGTACATACACTGCGAAATTGTCACTTGACAGGGCTGCTGACTGCAGCCATCCTTAAGTCTAGGTATAGATTGCCCCCTTGTGGATAGTGTAGAACAGACTCCTAAGTAATCAAGCAGTGAATTTACTTGAAGAGAGGAAGAAAGTATGCTTTTTTCAAAGTTTTCAAACAGGGCCAAACATTTTTCAACATGACCAGAGAAGTCAGTCTCCCAactttgttttgttgtttactTTCCTAGGGTGACTGGCTATAACAGTGATGAAGGTAAGCATTGCCAAGATGATCCCAGCACAGGGAAGGATAAAGAAAAGGTTATTGGAGGCTGTATGAAAACAAACTCAAAGGCCCCTGCAACTCAATGTTTGTGATGGTATCTGGAAAATAGCAGAGGTATggcaaaatgtagattttgtCTCGTTACAGTGAACCCACTGACCTTCCCACAGACTGACCCACACCCCTGGGTCTGAGGCGTATACTATTGAGTGTTGTGTGTTCCGTTAAACAATGTGGTAGAgagaaacaaaaaaatacaatttccaTTGGAACATTCTGTAATGTTCAATTCACTCCCCTGAACAATGGAGAATGTGGCCTGTTATTGTCATAGAGAAATGTATTATGTGCAAGTGAGTGTACTTATGGTTCCCTCTACTTTTTTTGTGGTGGAAGGATGAGCAGTTCATGGTCACTGCAGCTGCTGGAAATGCCAGTTCCACAGAAACCTGCCGACATGTGTCCACAAGGACAAACCAAAACTTCAGCTTTTATTCTGCAAAGAACCTCACCTTATCAGTGCAAGAAGCTTGGCAGTGTGGCTTGAAATTCTCTTTCTGGATTTCCTCAAGGCCAATGTGatgatttggggcggcagggtagcctagtggttagagcgttgggctagtaatcGAAAGAACGacaaatttgtcgttctgcccacctgtccccctgaacaaggcagttaacccactgttcctgggccgtcattgtaaataagaatttgttcttaactgacttgcctaattaaataaaggtaaaaaaatatatatatacaaaaaatagaAAGTAACCACAGAGACTAATCAACACCAACTCACACTCAGCTATGCATAGAAACAGCATGAGTACTGGGCTAGACAAGAAAATATATAACAGGCAGGATAAAGTGCTTCACTTTATTAATTAGGCTACAGCAAGCACTTAAGACACTCATATGTCTGTCTGTAGTAGATAGCACCAGTGGCGATGATAATGTCCAACAACTCACTCATGTAAGGAGACCACCACAGAATAGTAGACCCCTCAgtaaagtgctggagtacataCATACTGCATATAGTAGTACCACAGTGGGTGGGCCATTGGATATGTAGGTGTGCTTTATGTATGGCACATTTCAAGGTGTACAGCACAGGGACAATGGTATGGATTGGGTCCAGAGCCCAAAGGATATTTTGCCACATCCTGAATCCAGGTAGGATGAAGTTGCTCCTGGACACAAATCTGGGGTAAGTTTATTCTAGATTTGAGCCTATGGGCAACTTCTTCCTGGATCCTACCCAGGGGCTTGTTCCAGTGGGGTAACAAGGGTCTGGGGTGGGGTGATGTCACGTAGATCCTGGTTGACCTCTGGTTTGCAGACTGCTGAAGTGGGCCTCCCTCAGGACACTGTTGATGTGGTCATAGGGGGTGTCGTTGCCATAAAGACTCAACGAGGAAATGGAAGGGTCTTCTGGCAAGGGTCTGAGGAGACCCTGGGATGTGCGGTTCTTCGTGTATGTGCTACCTCCTCCCGTTGCCCTCTCAGGACTACTGATACCACTACTGCTGTCACTGCTGGACGACtggaggacagaaagagaagaacAGGTATGACTTACAGAAAATACTTGTTGCCCAAACCAtcacaagtatgtgtgtgtgtgttctgtcaccTCAGAGTCCCAAACGTCTTGGCCCAGCTTGGACACCATGACGTGACCCTCCTGCCCCCCTCCTGACCTTTTGGCCTGGGGGTTCAGCTGGTCCCCCTCATTGTCTCCACCACGCCGCCGCTTCCTGTacacagtgagagagtgagagtggccagggagtaaaAAGTGAGAGAGTGACCATCttagagtgaaagagaggaagtCTGTGGTCTGTGTGGCTCAGTCGGAAGGGTGCTTGCAACAAAGGccatgggtttgattcccactggtGCCACCCACACTTCAAATGTATACTGTAAGtccctttggataaaagcgtctactaaatggcatatattattaggACCATTTTGAGAGAGcaggtgtatgtgtgagagaacgCCAAGTACCCAAAATAGAGAAATAGGCGATCTCAGGCACAGCCTAGTTACAGGAGCAGACGTGCTCAAATTATCAGCCATGGGTATGACAACTTATTGATCAGTACACACAGGGAAGAAAACCACCAAGTGAGATATTAAACTGATACGGTGAGATCAGTTAGCTGTATTTGTCTCTCTTGTAGGCTAACAGTCACTGAGGTCGATAGTAATTCAATAAGGCGTTATTCTAAGAAAGAAACTCACCTGTTTTCTGTCAACATTTGGGAGACGATTGTCTATGGCTTCTTTTTAGTGAGAAAGACGTTCGTTAAGGCCCCTGCCCTGGACACGTCTGAATGAAAACAACTCCTCTCCCTGGAAGCTTTCAGCCTGGCAGAAAATCTATTATCGTACGCACAGCAGCTCTCCCCAAACTTACCGCACAAGCTCAGTCAGGGCATTCTGATCTATCTGAATGCTAACGTTATATTGTTGAATAGCCTCCCTGCCCTGGTTAGCAAGGTAACAACTCTTGACTGGTTGAGAATTGATCATTCACTGTCCCAGAATATGGATGCTAATTATGTCAGTAAACTAGCTTCTCTCTCAGTTAACCTTATGCAATGAAGTCtatttccagtctctctctgctagAGTTGGCTACCGTTCAccgttgttagctagctaacgtataGCCTACGCTActttgctaacaagctagcatAGAAAACTGGCTAAACTATAACGAAACGAGAGATTCCTTCAAACCGTCAATTTAACTCGAGTGTTGAGTTTGACTGATCTCAAATAAGACTATCATTCAGTCTTGGTGAAATGACAGATCCGAAAGAAGTACAGTACCAGGAATCCAAGCTAGCGAGTGAGCTGCTGCTGCTAGGAAAAAGACCCAGCTGATAGTATTTACATGACGTTCGATGACGTTAAATCCACTTGAAGCAGAAATCGACCGAATGCCATCTGCAAAATCTATAGTACCTTTTGCAAATCACATGTAAtaccaaatatattttttagaacTAACCCTCATTGTTCTATCTACCTGGGTCACCGACGAAAAATAATGACTGTGTCATTTTGTGTTACTGGTGGTTGCAAAAGTTGACATTTAGAAGTTACTTTTATTCCTCCACCAGTTCTAGAATTATAGGGGCCATAATTAGATTTTTGCGTATCTGAATTAtatgatttctgcatagtgcagcTTTAAAAACAAAAAAGTCTGGAGGcgttcccagctagcacatttggttccttggaagttgtgggaacgtatgtTTTTTGCTTCGCGTTGGTTGTGGGAACGACGTCATGCATTTCCTGACTAAAAAATATATAGGTTTTACCaaacattctgagaacagaagtgaacatTTTGTCTGGGACTTATTTTTTTCAGTTGCAggaacgttttactctggttccttggAAGTTTTATTAGCGCTCTGAGAACAGGTATTATAGGTTCTTTGGAGATTTATAACTTCCCTGAACATTTTATTGAATGTCTTAATAACACTGCTATCTGCTATCTTATTTTGGGCTAACGCCAAGCATAGATAGGACCAATGGAAATGAATTTCCTTATGCATGAATAATGCAAACACATTTATTGCGACCCTGCATCAATCTTTGTCCGCTTAAAAAGGTCATACAAGAAGTGTTGTGGTgcttcctatgttgttgatgtaaataatatttcttggtccgtggtgtgtaatgaggagcaaaccgATACTGCGCttcacacatttatgaaattgcttattccagttactaataagcatgcactcATTAAGAAAAGTACTAAAAACGGTTAAATCCCTGTgggttgatgaggaattgaaaaattgtatagTTGAGAAGTATGAGGCAAAATTAAAtgacaaataagtctggctgcacaaccgattggcaaacatatTTCAAATGTAGAAATCCTGTGACTAAAcagaataaaaagaagaaactacacaAACAAAGAAAgtacataaagaatgatagtcaAACAACTTGAGCAACTTAAATGACATTGTTGGAAAAAAGTCAAACTCCGCTCCAtaattcattgaatcagatggctcattcatcacaaaaccaacgGATATTACCAACTACTTTAATTTAAAATTTCTCATTGTCAAGATTAgtaaacttaggcatgacatgccagcaacaaacattGTCACTACGCattcccctcaggagacagaaaatatttggcattggtcctcagatcctcaaaaagttccacagctgcaccatcgagagcaagcTAGCATAGAAAACAGGCTAAACTATAACGAAACGAGAGATTCCTTCAAACCGTCAATTTAACTTGAGTGTTGAGTTTGACTGATCTCAAATAAGACTATCATTCCGTCTTGGTGAAATGACAGATCCGAAAGAAGTACAGTACCAGGAATCCAAGCTAGCGAGTGAGCTGCTGCTGCTAGGAAAAAGACCCAGCTGGTTGCatc carries:
- the LOC139376760 gene encoding protein VCF1-like, giving the protein MLTENRKRRRGGDNEGDQLNPQAKRSGGGQEGHVMVSKLGQDVWDSESSSSDSSSGISSPERATGGGSTYTKNRTSQGLLRPLPEDPSISSLSLYGNDTPYDHINSVLREAHFSSLQTRGQPGST